One genomic region from Populus nigra chromosome 8, ddPopNigr1.1, whole genome shotgun sequence encodes:
- the LOC133701132 gene encoding nudix hydrolase 8-like isoform X1, with amino-acid sequence MELKFLDSKSSSLSEKAALVARTKSSPFSSFEHSVGVKFSQEFSSCRGAFTKASFLSSKGTFMPKRAISSVDKEKTAAENYFYQISTNGAGSSLFSRNVGVLDACDDEYGGVVVDPDRLPVNPDAFAPMLQFSLSHWKMQGKKGIWLKLPLERSELVPVAVKEGFEYHHAERGYVMLTYWIPEGPCMLPSNATHQVGVGGFVINDKNEVLVVQEKFYAPSFADLWKIPTGFILESEEIYTGAVREVKEETGVDTEFVEVIAFRHAHNLDFDKSDLFFVCMLKPLSAQIKVDNLEIQAAKWMPLVEFVAQPLIQEDGLFKKIIDICLARLGKHYCGLLPRQVVSKFDGRPSCLYYNVLDTGNVNCNGN; translated from the exons ATGGAGTTGAAGTTTCTTGATTccaaatcatcatctttatctGAGAAAGCAGCCCTCGTGGCAAGGACAAAATCAAGTCCGTTTTCCAGTTTCGAACATTCAGTTGGTGTTAAATTTTCTCAAGAGTTCAGTTCTTGCAGAG GAGCATTTACGAAGGCATCTTTTTTGAGTTCAAAAGGTACATTTATGCCAAAGAGGGCTATTAGCTCagttgacaaagaaaaaaccGCAGCAGAGAATTACTTTTATCAGATTAGCACAAATGGTGCTGGTTCAAGTCTGTTTTCCAGAAATGTCGGAGTACTTGATGCCTGCGATGATGAGTACGGGGGAGTTGTGGTTGATCCGGATAGATTACCGGTTAATCCAGATGCCTTTGCTCCAATGCTCCAATTTTCCCTTTCACACTGGAAAATGCAG GGAAAGAAGGGAATTTGGCTCAAGCTGCCCCTGGAACGATCAGAGCTTGTTCCAGTTGCTGTGAAG GAAGGTTTTGAGTACCACCACGCAGAACGAGGATACGTGATGCTGACTTATTGGATTCCCGAAGGACCTTGTATGCTTCCTTCTAATGCTACGCATCAAGTTGGTGTTGGGGGATTTGTGATCAATGACAAAAATGAG GTTCTTGTAGTACAAGAGAAATTCTATGCTCCATCATTTGCCGATCTTTGGAAAATACCGACTGGTTTTATTCTCGAG TCAGAAGAGATTTACACAGGAGCTGTAAGGGAAGTAAAGGAGGAAACTGGT GTCGATACTGAGTTTGTGGAAGTCATAGCATTCAG GCATGCTCACAATTTGGATTTTGACAAGTCAGATCTATTCTTTGTATGTATGCTGAAACCCTTGTCAGCTCAGATTAAGGTTGATAATCTTGAAATCCAAGCAGCAAAA TGGATGCCCCTTGTTGAGTTTGTTGCGCAGCCACTAATCCAAGAAGACGGATTGTtcaagaaaatcattgatatttGCCTTGCTCGTTTAGGGAAACATTACTGTGGATTATTACCTCGTCAAGTAGTTTCCAAATTTGATGGCAGGCCATCCTGCCTATACTACAATGTTCTTGACACTGGAAATGTCAACTGCAACGGCAATTGA
- the LOC133701132 gene encoding nudix hydrolase 8-like isoform X2, translating into MELKFLDSKSSSLSEKAALVARTKSSPFSSFEHSVGVKFSQEFSSCRGTFMPKRAISSVDKEKTAAENYFYQISTNGAGSSLFSRNVGVLDACDDEYGGVVVDPDRLPVNPDAFAPMLQFSLSHWKMQGKKGIWLKLPLERSELVPVAVKEGFEYHHAERGYVMLTYWIPEGPCMLPSNATHQVGVGGFVINDKNEVLVVQEKFYAPSFADLWKIPTGFILESEEIYTGAVREVKEETGVDTEFVEVIAFRHAHNLDFDKSDLFFVCMLKPLSAQIKVDNLEIQAAKWMPLVEFVAQPLIQEDGLFKKIIDICLARLGKHYCGLLPRQVVSKFDGRPSCLYYNVLDTGNVNCNGN; encoded by the exons ATGGAGTTGAAGTTTCTTGATTccaaatcatcatctttatctGAGAAAGCAGCCCTCGTGGCAAGGACAAAATCAAGTCCGTTTTCCAGTTTCGAACATTCAGTTGGTGTTAAATTTTCTCAAGAGTTCAGTTCTTGCAGAG GTACATTTATGCCAAAGAGGGCTATTAGCTCagttgacaaagaaaaaaccGCAGCAGAGAATTACTTTTATCAGATTAGCACAAATGGTGCTGGTTCAAGTCTGTTTTCCAGAAATGTCGGAGTACTTGATGCCTGCGATGATGAGTACGGGGGAGTTGTGGTTGATCCGGATAGATTACCGGTTAATCCAGATGCCTTTGCTCCAATGCTCCAATTTTCCCTTTCACACTGGAAAATGCAG GGAAAGAAGGGAATTTGGCTCAAGCTGCCCCTGGAACGATCAGAGCTTGTTCCAGTTGCTGTGAAG GAAGGTTTTGAGTACCACCACGCAGAACGAGGATACGTGATGCTGACTTATTGGATTCCCGAAGGACCTTGTATGCTTCCTTCTAATGCTACGCATCAAGTTGGTGTTGGGGGATTTGTGATCAATGACAAAAATGAG GTTCTTGTAGTACAAGAGAAATTCTATGCTCCATCATTTGCCGATCTTTGGAAAATACCGACTGGTTTTATTCTCGAG TCAGAAGAGATTTACACAGGAGCTGTAAGGGAAGTAAAGGAGGAAACTGGT GTCGATACTGAGTTTGTGGAAGTCATAGCATTCAG GCATGCTCACAATTTGGATTTTGACAAGTCAGATCTATTCTTTGTATGTATGCTGAAACCCTTGTCAGCTCAGATTAAGGTTGATAATCTTGAAATCCAAGCAGCAAAA TGGATGCCCCTTGTTGAGTTTGTTGCGCAGCCACTAATCCAAGAAGACGGATTGTtcaagaaaatcattgatatttGCCTTGCTCGTTTAGGGAAACATTACTGTGGATTATTACCTCGTCAAGTAGTTTCCAAATTTGATGGCAGGCCATCCTGCCTATACTACAATGTTCTTGACACTGGAAATGTCAACTGCAACGGCAATTGA